A genomic window from Micromonospora violae includes:
- a CDS encoding complex I subunit 1/NuoH family protein: MPLWVELVLRIGGVVVAFLTLPLLVGQAEHKVMAHMQGRLGPMYAGGFHGWAQLVADGVKFVQKEDITPREADRAVFRLAPAVALVPYLLVLLVIPLGPNDLVGQPLDIGLFFVLAVVGVGVVAVLMSAWASANKYSLLGGLRGAAQLLGYELPLVLAAASVAMAAGTLSLSGIVEAWQPWWLLWQAPAMIVFFVAGLAEIRRPPFDMPVADSELVFGYMTEYTGLRFAFFLLAEYVGIVVIAALTTVLFLGGWQGPFADDQLGWLWTLLKIFAVSFVIIWLRVSYPRLREDQLQRLCWLVLVPASLAQLVLTAAVRLAL, from the coding sequence ATGCCGCTCTGGGTGGAGCTGGTGCTCCGGATCGGCGGCGTGGTGGTCGCGTTCCTCACCCTGCCGTTGCTCGTCGGTCAGGCCGAGCACAAGGTGATGGCGCACATGCAGGGCCGGCTCGGCCCGATGTACGCGGGCGGTTTCCACGGCTGGGCGCAGCTCGTGGCCGACGGGGTCAAGTTCGTGCAGAAGGAGGACATCACGCCGCGCGAGGCGGACCGGGCGGTGTTCCGGCTGGCACCGGCAGTGGCCCTGGTGCCCTACCTGCTGGTGCTGCTGGTGATTCCGCTGGGCCCGAACGACCTGGTGGGGCAACCGTTGGACATCGGCCTGTTCTTCGTGCTGGCCGTGGTCGGCGTCGGGGTGGTGGCGGTGCTGATGTCGGCGTGGGCGTCGGCCAACAAGTACAGCCTGCTCGGTGGGTTACGCGGGGCCGCCCAGCTGCTCGGTTACGAGCTGCCGCTGGTGCTGGCCGCTGCGTCGGTGGCGATGGCGGCCGGCACGCTCAGCCTGTCGGGCATCGTCGAGGCGTGGCAGCCGTGGTGGCTGCTCTGGCAGGCACCCGCGATGATCGTCTTCTTCGTCGCCGGGCTGGCCGAGATCCGTCGGCCGCCGTTCGACATGCCGGTGGCCGACTCGGAGCTGGTCTTCGGCTACATGACCGAATACACCGGTCTGCGGTTCGCGTTCTTCCTGCTCGCCGAGTACGTCGGCATCGTGGTGATCGCCGCGCTGACGACGGTGCTGTTCCTGGGCGGTTGGCAGGGCCCGTTCGCCGATGACCAGTTGGGCTGGCTCTGGACGCTGCTCAAGATCTTTGCGGTGTCCTTCGTGATCATCTGGCTCCGGGTGTCCTACCCCCGGCTCCGCGAGGACCAGCTTCAACGACTCTGCTGGCTGGTACTGGTCCCCGCCTCCCTGGCCCAACTGGTCCTCACCGCAGCCGTCCGCCTAGCCCTCTAA
- a CDS encoding NADH-quinone oxidoreductase subunit C, protein MTPEEVGARLVALLAPVAATPSVSGGQRFARATVDVPPTSWLTAVSAARDDAELACDFFDWLSAVDELAEGFDVVAHLWSTRLRHGVLLRTRVPRDAPTVASVVDVYPGAAWHERETYEMFGIDFAGHEELLPLLLPPEFEGHPLRKEFVLASRVAKPWPGAKEPGESEAGGGRRPIRPPGVPAPGEWGPTPTPAGAGGVGEGPRGGTPARPARTDRSARGAAAPGVEPTADPPGRDDRSDHDGGTA, encoded by the coding sequence ATGACTCCCGAAGAGGTCGGCGCTCGACTGGTCGCGCTGCTCGCGCCGGTCGCGGCGACCCCGTCGGTCTCCGGCGGGCAACGGTTCGCCCGGGCCACCGTCGATGTGCCGCCGACGAGTTGGCTGACCGCGGTCTCCGCCGCCCGTGACGACGCCGAGCTGGCCTGCGACTTCTTCGACTGGCTCTCCGCCGTCGACGAGTTGGCCGAGGGCTTCGACGTGGTGGCGCACCTCTGGTCGACGCGACTGCGCCACGGCGTGCTGCTGCGTACCCGGGTGCCGCGCGACGCGCCGACGGTCGCCTCGGTGGTCGACGTCTACCCCGGTGCCGCCTGGCACGAGCGGGAGACGTACGAGATGTTCGGCATCGACTTCGCCGGCCACGAGGAGCTGCTGCCCCTGCTGCTGCCCCCGGAGTTCGAGGGCCACCCGCTGCGTAAGGAGTTCGTGCTCGCGTCCCGGGTGGCCAAGCCCTGGCCGGGTGCGAAGGAGCCGGGCGAGTCCGAGGCCGGCGGTGGGCGTCGACCGATCCGCCCGCCGGGGGTTCCCGCTCCGGGCGAGTGGGGGCCCACCCCCACCCCGGCTGGCGCTGGTGGCGTGGGGGAGGGCCCGCGTGGCGGCACCCCGGCCAGGCCGGCCCGCACCGACCGGTCCGCGCGCGGCGCGGCCGCACCTGGCGTCGAGCCGACCGCGGACCCGCCGGGCCGCGACGACCGGAGCGACCACGACGGGGGTACGGCCTGA
- a CDS encoding glucose 1-dehydrogenase, with protein MRAVTVRPGVANSLSLIEDQPEPAAEEGAVLVEALAVGICGTDHEIIAGEYGEAPPGADRLIIGHESLGRVIEDSSGTLQPGALVAGVVRHPDPVPCPNCAVGEWDMCRNGQYTEHGIKALPGFARDRWRIEPQFAIALDPMLAQVGVLLEPTSVVAKAWDHIERIGHRAEWQPQTVLVTGAGPIGLLAALLGTQRGLIVHVLDLATDGPKPELVAGLGATYHAVPVNDLPFDPDVVIECTGAPTVVLDVMCKAAPTGIVCLAGVSSGGRTIDFDAGALNRALVLENNVVFGSVNANRRHWDLAAQALARADQVWLESLISRRVPVNRYADAYTPGVDDIKVVLEFAS; from the coding sequence GTGCGCGCTGTGACGGTGAGACCCGGGGTCGCCAACTCGCTGAGCCTCATTGAGGACCAGCCCGAGCCGGCTGCCGAGGAAGGTGCTGTCCTGGTCGAGGCGCTGGCGGTCGGGATCTGCGGCACCGACCACGAGATCATCGCCGGGGAGTACGGCGAGGCGCCGCCGGGCGCGGACCGCCTGATCATCGGGCACGAGTCGTTGGGCCGGGTGATCGAGGATTCGAGCGGCACCCTGCAACCCGGTGCCCTGGTGGCCGGGGTCGTCCGACACCCGGACCCGGTGCCCTGCCCGAACTGCGCCGTCGGCGAGTGGGACATGTGCCGCAACGGTCAGTACACCGAGCACGGCATCAAGGCGCTACCCGGGTTCGCCCGCGACCGCTGGCGCATCGAGCCGCAGTTCGCGATCGCCCTCGACCCGATGCTGGCCCAGGTCGGCGTTCTGTTGGAACCGACCAGTGTGGTGGCGAAGGCCTGGGACCACATCGAGCGGATCGGCCACCGAGCCGAATGGCAGCCGCAGACCGTACTGGTGACCGGGGCCGGCCCGATCGGGCTGCTGGCCGCGTTGCTCGGCACCCAGCGCGGGCTCATCGTCCACGTGCTGGACCTGGCCACCGACGGGCCGAAACCGGAGCTGGTCGCCGGGCTCGGCGCCACCTACCACGCGGTGCCGGTCAACGACCTGCCGTTCGACCCGGACGTGGTGATCGAGTGCACCGGCGCGCCCACTGTGGTCCTCGACGTCATGTGCAAGGCGGCCCCGACCGGGATCGTCTGCCTGGCCGGGGTGTCCAGCGGCGGCCGGACCATCGACTTCGACGCCGGGGCGCTCAACCGGGCGCTGGTGCTGGAGAACAACGTGGTGTTCGGCTCGGTGAACGCCAACCGGCGGCACTGGGACCTGGCCGCGCAGGCGCTCGCCCGCGCCGACCAGGTCTGGCTCGAGTCACTGATCAGCCGGCGCGTCCCGGTGAACCGGTACGCCGACGCGTACACCCCCGGCGTGGACGACATCAAGGTGGTGCTGGAGTTCGCGTCCTGA
- a CDS encoding DUF2252 domain-containing protein, producing MSSSADQRSAHIVDVLTEEFGASMAVDPAAFRRKFRKMAASPFAFYRGSAALFYADQRGDFADDRFLNEQTSRVWIHGDLHAENFGTYMNASGQLVFNVNDFDEAYVGPFTWDLRRLAASVALLGYGKALSDTAIGELVAGFARSYLTELRAIAAGGDDAIGSITLDNADGVLRRVLQRARLNTRVDLLAAQTTIDNYERRFSIVDGVFEVDDATRDLVSAAFQDYLGTLPTTSTQLRPVAARIKDVVLRKGVGIGSAGLPSYNLLLEGHTQALENDVVIYMKQAQVPAVARYVTDESVRGYFQHQGHRTAESQRALQAHADPWLGFTELNGAGQLVAEVSPYAADLDWSDVNEPEELTGVLVDLGRAVARMHSVADDESSHDLVDYSTEEAIVTAVDTDESGFVTHLVDFAHAYGVRARQDHQLFVDLFRNGRLPGI from the coding sequence ATGAGCAGCTCAGCTGATCAACGGTCCGCCCACATCGTCGACGTGCTCACCGAGGAGTTCGGCGCGTCGATGGCGGTCGACCCGGCCGCCTTCCGCCGCAAGTTCCGCAAGATGGCGGCTTCTCCGTTCGCCTTCTACCGGGGCAGCGCCGCGCTGTTCTACGCCGACCAGCGCGGCGACTTCGCCGACGACCGGTTCCTGAACGAGCAGACCAGCCGGGTGTGGATCCACGGTGACCTGCACGCGGAGAACTTCGGCACCTACATGAACGCCTCCGGGCAGTTGGTGTTCAACGTCAACGACTTCGACGAGGCGTACGTCGGGCCGTTCACCTGGGACCTGCGTCGGCTCGCGGCCAGCGTGGCGCTGCTCGGTTACGGCAAGGCGCTCTCCGACACGGCGATCGGTGAGCTGGTGGCCGGGTTCGCCCGGTCGTACCTGACCGAGCTGCGGGCGATCGCCGCCGGTGGCGACGACGCGATCGGTTCGATCACCCTGGACAACGCCGACGGGGTGCTGCGCCGGGTGCTCCAGCGGGCCCGACTCAACACCCGCGTCGACCTGCTCGCCGCGCAGACCACCATCGACAACTACGAGCGACGTTTCTCCATCGTTGACGGGGTCTTCGAGGTCGACGACGCCACCCGCGACCTGGTCAGCGCCGCCTTCCAGGACTACCTGGGCACGCTGCCGACCACCTCGACGCAGCTCCGCCCGGTGGCGGCGCGGATCAAGGACGTGGTGCTGCGCAAGGGGGTGGGCATCGGGTCGGCCGGGCTGCCGTCGTACAACCTGCTGCTGGAGGGGCACACCCAGGCGTTGGAGAACGACGTCGTCATCTACATGAAGCAGGCGCAGGTGCCGGCCGTGGCGCGGTACGTCACCGACGAGTCGGTCCGTGGCTACTTCCAGCACCAGGGGCACCGGACCGCCGAGTCGCAGCGCGCGTTGCAGGCGCACGCCGACCCGTGGCTGGGCTTCACCGAGCTGAACGGGGCCGGTCAGCTCGTCGCCGAGGTCTCCCCGTACGCCGCCGACCTGGACTGGTCGGACGTGAACGAGCCGGAGGAGCTGACCGGGGTTCTCGTTGACCTGGGCCGGGCGGTGGCCCGGATGCACTCGGTCGCCGACGACGAATCCAGCCACGACCTGGTGGACTACTCCACCGAGGAGGCGATCGTCACGGCGGTGGACACCGACGAGTCGGGCTTCGTGACCCACCTGGTGGATTTCGCGCACGCGTACGGGGTGCGCGCCCGCCAGGACCATCAGCTCTTCGTCGACCTGTTCCGCAACGGCCGGCTGCCGGGTATCTGA
- a CDS encoding NADH-quinone oxidoreductase subunit B, with product MQLPAVLGEPIRFVLNWGRRYSLWVFNFGLACCAIEFIATSMGRHDFIRLGVIPFAHGPRQADLMVVSGTVTDKMAPAIKRLYDQMPEPKYVISFGACSNCGGPYWDSYSVTKGVDQIIPVDVYVPGCPPRPEALLHGILRLQEKIAAEQSGIGGVPQRDVLAAPLDAPPREAAAPRSVDSLTAPPVRPPAAS from the coding sequence GTGCAGCTACCGGCAGTGCTCGGTGAGCCGATCCGGTTCGTGCTGAACTGGGGGCGTCGCTACTCGCTCTGGGTGTTCAACTTCGGGCTGGCCTGCTGCGCGATCGAGTTCATCGCCACCAGCATGGGTCGGCACGACTTCATCCGGCTCGGGGTGATCCCGTTCGCGCACGGCCCCCGGCAGGCGGACCTGATGGTGGTCTCCGGCACGGTGACCGACAAGATGGCCCCGGCGATCAAGCGCCTCTACGACCAGATGCCCGAGCCGAAGTACGTCATCTCGTTCGGCGCCTGCTCCAACTGCGGCGGCCCCTACTGGGATTCGTACTCGGTGACCAAGGGCGTCGACCAGATCATTCCGGTCGACGTGTACGTGCCCGGCTGCCCGCCCAGGCCGGAGGCGCTGCTGCACGGCATCCTGCGCCTGCAGGAGAAGATCGCCGCCGAGCAGTCCGGCATCGGGGGTGTGCCGCAGCGGGACGTGCTCGCCGCGCCGCTGGACGCCCCGCCCCGTGAGGCTGCCGCGCCACGCTCGGTCGACTCGCTCACCGCCCCACCGGTACGCCCACCCGCCGCGAGCTGA
- a CDS encoding SigE family RNA polymerase sigma factor, translating into MTVTTGARANEPPGAIAAVAGEHSAAVSFDDFYHAHFRNVTGQLAAYTGDLSQAQDLAQEAFCRALARWDRLARYDDPVAWVRQVAWNLARSRWRRLRTARNHLLRQRRTEAMIAGPTPDRVAIDAALAQLPANHRRAVILHYLADLPVNEIASQEGVAEGTVKSWLHRGRAALAVLLDESIEGIGNV; encoded by the coding sequence GTGACGGTGACGACAGGAGCCCGTGCCAACGAGCCGCCGGGGGCGATTGCCGCAGTGGCGGGCGAGCACAGCGCGGCGGTGAGCTTCGATGACTTCTACCACGCGCACTTTCGCAACGTGACCGGCCAACTGGCCGCCTACACGGGTGACCTTTCGCAGGCTCAGGACCTCGCGCAGGAGGCGTTCTGCCGGGCCCTGGCCCGGTGGGACCGGCTGGCCCGGTACGACGACCCGGTCGCCTGGGTCCGTCAGGTCGCCTGGAACCTCGCCCGGAGCCGTTGGCGACGGCTCCGGACCGCGCGCAACCACCTGCTTCGACAGCGCCGGACCGAGGCCATGATTGCCGGCCCGACGCCCGATCGGGTGGCGATCGACGCCGCGCTGGCCCAGCTGCCCGCCAACCACCGGCGGGCCGTCATCCTGCACTACCTCGCCGACCTTCCGGTGAACGAGATCGCGAGTCAGGAGGGGGTGGCCGAGGGCACTGTCAAGTCCTGGCTGCACCGTGGCCGGGCGGCACTGGCGGTACTGCTCGACGAGAGCATCGAGGGGATCGGCAATGTCTGA
- a CDS encoding pyridoxal phosphate-dependent decarboxylase family protein, whose translation MIDENRVEVGALSAGVPAEVALSEVRQLRGADRPTHGGRLFAYVYDPAVPGLDELAAAAHRESAHVNGLDPTAFPSLLAMENALVAAAGRVLGAGPGSTAPDVVGSVTSGGTESLILAVKTARDAHPEITAPRIVVPSSAHAAFAKAAHYLRVALDVVPVSPDTLRPDPAAMAAAIRPETVLVACSAPSYAHGVVDPVTQIAAAAAEAGVRCHVDACFGGWTLPYLRRLGEPVPPFDFSVPGVTSISVDLHKYAYAPKGVSVLLHRDAARRAPQYFAYADWPGYTMINPVIASTRSGGPIAAAYATVRHLGDDGYLRLADVTRGAVAGLADAVRAVDGLRLMAEPESTVVCFTATEGGPDLFVLIDELTARGWHTQPQLSYAGLPASVHLTVTAAVAPRVAEFGPDLTEAVAAAMAAGPVRLPAELTALVGALTPEALTPDLVVGLAAGLGLGGGAESPAGPLPERMAVVNTLLDAAPPALRERLLVEFVSLLQRPTW comes from the coding sequence ATGATCGACGAGAACAGGGTTGAGGTCGGGGCGCTTTCCGCGGGTGTTCCCGCCGAGGTTGCGCTCTCCGAGGTTCGGCAGCTGCGCGGCGCGGACCGGCCCACCCACGGGGGACGGCTCTTCGCGTACGTCTACGACCCGGCCGTGCCGGGGCTGGACGAGCTGGCCGCCGCCGCCCACCGGGAGAGCGCGCACGTCAACGGGCTGGACCCGACCGCGTTCCCGTCCCTGCTGGCCATGGAGAACGCGCTGGTCGCCGCCGCCGGTCGGGTGCTCGGTGCCGGCCCGGGCAGCACCGCCCCGGACGTCGTCGGCAGCGTCACCAGTGGCGGCACCGAGTCACTGATCCTCGCCGTCAAGACGGCCCGGGACGCCCACCCGGAGATCACGGCACCCCGCATCGTGGTGCCGTCGAGCGCGCACGCCGCATTCGCCAAGGCGGCCCACTACCTGCGGGTGGCGCTGGACGTCGTGCCGGTCTCCCCGGACACGCTGCGCCCCGACCCGGCCGCGATGGCCGCCGCGATCCGCCCGGAGACGGTGCTGGTCGCCTGCTCCGCGCCGTCGTACGCGCACGGGGTGGTGGACCCGGTCACGCAGATCGCGGCCGCCGCGGCCGAGGCCGGCGTGCGCTGCCATGTGGACGCCTGCTTCGGCGGCTGGACCCTGCCGTACCTGCGGCGCCTCGGGGAGCCGGTGCCGCCGTTCGACTTCTCGGTGCCCGGGGTCACCTCCATCTCGGTCGACCTGCACAAGTACGCGTACGCGCCGAAGGGGGTGTCGGTGCTGCTGCACCGCGACGCCGCGAGACGCGCCCCGCAGTACTTCGCGTACGCCGACTGGCCCGGCTACACGATGATCAACCCGGTGATCGCGTCGACCCGCTCGGGTGGCCCGATCGCCGCCGCGTACGCCACCGTGCGGCACCTCGGCGACGACGGTTACCTGCGGCTCGCCGACGTCACCAGGGGCGCGGTCGCCGGGCTGGCCGACGCCGTCCGTGCCGTCGACGGGCTGCGGCTGATGGCCGAGCCGGAGTCGACAGTGGTCTGCTTCACCGCCACGGAGGGCGGCCCCGACCTGTTCGTCCTGATCGACGAGCTGACCGCGCGCGGCTGGCACACCCAACCCCAGCTGTCGTACGCCGGCCTGCCCGCCAGCGTGCACCTCACGGTGACCGCCGCGGTCGCGCCCCGGGTGGCCGAGTTCGGGCCGGACCTCACCGAGGCGGTGGCCGCGGCCATGGCCGCCGGCCCGGTGCGGCTGCCCGCCGAGCTGACGGCCCTGGTCGGCGCACTGACCCCCGAGGCGCTGACCCCGGACCTGGTCGTCGGCCTGGCCGCCGGGCTGGGTCTGGGTGGCGGGGCGGAGTCGCCAGCGGGTCCGCTGCCGGAGCGGATGGCGGTGGTGAACACGCTGCTCGACGCCGCGCCACCCGCGCTGCGCGAGCGGTTGCTGGTGGAATTCGTCAGCCTGCTCCAGCGGCCCACCTGGTGA
- a CDS encoding MFS transporter — protein sequence MTSPPGTGSSATGSLPRSVHAGYALGSLATGAFGTVPGLLLLPYLTDTLGVAAGLAALLVLLPKAWDVLVNPVAGRISDRTRSRWGARRPYLLIAGLALAVLFASIFAAPFGNSPTAAAYVAFAFLATATAFAFFQVPYVAMPAELTSDYAERTRLMTWRIAVLALAILVSGAVAPLVVSAGGDGVVGHRWMGLFVAVLIALGALGAFLGTRSAPTGTVGESEPTLRAQLAVAGANRPFRALLICFVVQSAGVATILAGVNYFAGQILRDDKSGPTLLFVCFVGPALLVMPIWTRAGSRLGKRTALVVASLILAVGAFALIAAPVLPPVAVYLVVALIGVGYAGQQVFALAMLPDCIAHETARTGRRQAGVFTGLWTAGETFGLALGPGIYGLVLQLSGYVSSDTGSAAAQSDTARLGVLLGFTLIPALLIAPPILLLRHYTLTAHTDLVDHGVVVGDERR from the coding sequence ATGACATCGCCGCCGGGCACCGGCTCGTCAGCCACCGGCTCGCTGCCCCGCTCGGTGCACGCCGGTTACGCGCTCGGATCACTGGCCACCGGTGCCTTCGGCACCGTGCCCGGTCTGCTGCTGTTGCCGTACCTGACCGACACCCTGGGCGTGGCCGCCGGGCTGGCCGCCCTGCTGGTGCTGCTGCCCAAGGCCTGGGACGTGCTGGTGAACCCGGTCGCGGGGCGGATCTCCGACCGCACCCGGTCGCGGTGGGGCGCCCGCCGCCCGTACCTGCTCATCGCCGGCCTCGCGCTCGCCGTCCTGTTCGCGTCGATCTTCGCCGCGCCCTTCGGTAACAGTCCGACCGCCGCGGCATACGTGGCGTTCGCCTTCCTCGCCACCGCCACCGCGTTCGCCTTCTTCCAGGTGCCGTACGTGGCGATGCCGGCGGAGCTGACCAGCGACTACGCCGAACGCACCCGGTTGATGACCTGGCGGATCGCGGTGCTGGCGTTGGCCATCCTGGTGTCCGGCGCGGTCGCGCCGCTGGTGGTGAGCGCCGGTGGCGACGGCGTGGTCGGGCACCGCTGGATGGGCCTGTTCGTGGCGGTGCTGATCGCCCTCGGAGCGCTCGGCGCGTTCCTGGGCACCCGGTCCGCGCCGACCGGCACGGTGGGCGAGAGCGAGCCGACCCTGCGCGCCCAACTCGCCGTGGCCGGCGCCAACCGCCCGTTCCGGGCCCTGCTGATCTGCTTCGTGGTGCAGTCCGCCGGGGTGGCGACGATCCTGGCCGGGGTCAACTACTTCGCGGGGCAGATCCTGCGCGACGACAAGAGCGGGCCGACCCTGCTCTTCGTCTGCTTCGTGGGGCCGGCGCTGCTGGTGATGCCGATCTGGACCCGGGCCGGTTCCCGGCTGGGCAAGCGGACCGCGCTGGTCGTCGCCTCACTGATCCTCGCCGTCGGCGCGTTCGCCCTGATCGCGGCGCCGGTGCTGCCGCCGGTAGCCGTCTACCTGGTGGTCGCGCTGATCGGGGTGGGGTACGCCGGGCAGCAGGTCTTCGCGCTGGCCATGCTGCCGGACTGCATCGCGCACGAGACGGCGCGCACCGGTCGACGGCAGGCGGGCGTCTTCACCGGGTTGTGGACCGCCGGGGAGACCTTCGGCCTGGCGCTCGGCCCCGGCATCTACGGGCTGGTGCTCCAACTCTCCGGCTACGTCTCATCGGACACCGGCTCGGCAGCCGCCCAGTCCGACACGGCAAGGCTAGGCGTCCTCCTGGGCTTCACGCTGATCCCAGCCCTGCTGATAGCCCCGCCCATCCTGCTTCTCCGCCACTACACCCTCACGGCCCACACCGACCTGGTCGATCATGGAGTTGTGGTGGGGGATGAACGCCGTTAA
- a CDS encoding MGMT family protein, which translates to MTPDEYVEAVLDLVERIPEGRVMSYGGVADALSERSGRASARLVGSIMARHGGSVPWHRVVTASGRLPPGHEREARARLRSEGVPLRGEGVDIAAAGWSPDEGM; encoded by the coding sequence GTGACTCCTGACGAGTACGTCGAGGCGGTGCTCGACCTGGTCGAGCGGATCCCGGAGGGCCGGGTCATGTCGTACGGCGGGGTGGCCGACGCGCTGTCCGAGCGCTCAGGGCGTGCCTCGGCCCGGCTGGTCGGCAGCATCATGGCCCGGCACGGCGGTTCGGTGCCCTGGCATCGGGTGGTGACCGCGAGCGGACGGCTGCCGCCGGGGCACGAGCGGGAGGCGCGGGCCCGCCTGCGCTCCGAGGGGGTGCCGCTGCGCGGCGAGGGTGTGGACATCGCGGCGGCGGGTTGGTCGCCTGATGAGGGGATGTGA
- the proB gene encoding glutamate 5-kinase, which yields MGTPPGGAAATTQNGRVRDAVTTARRVVVKIGSSSLTTASGGLADERVDTLVDTLGRLTAEGREVVLVSSGAIAAGLAPLGLSRRPRDLATQQAAASVGQGLLIGRYAASFARHGRTVGQVLLTVDDVTRRAHYRNAYRTLRKLLDLRAVPIVNENDTVATQEIRFGDNDRLAALVAALVHADLLVLLSDVDALWTGDPTNPQSTRIPEVRDDTDLAGITIGGAGRSGVGTGGMVTKVEAARIATGFGIPVVLTSADLAAPALAGEPVGTLFHPQRQRPTARLFWLAHATSPRGRLHLDPGAVAAVVGRRKSLLPAGITAVDGTFTAGDPVDLVDTAGASVARGLVNYDAVELPGLLGRSTSELAAALGPAYEREVVHRDDLVLL from the coding sequence ATGGGAACGCCGCCGGGCGGCGCGGCGGCGACCACGCAGAATGGTCGGGTGCGCGACGCAGTCACGACGGCCCGGCGGGTCGTCGTCAAGATCGGATCCTCCTCGTTGACCACCGCCAGCGGCGGGCTGGCCGACGAGCGCGTCGACACGCTTGTCGACACCCTCGGTCGGCTCACCGCCGAAGGACGCGAGGTGGTGCTGGTGTCCTCCGGCGCCATCGCCGCCGGGCTCGCCCCGCTCGGGCTGTCCCGACGCCCGCGCGACCTGGCCACCCAGCAGGCCGCCGCCAGCGTCGGGCAGGGGCTGCTGATCGGCCGGTACGCGGCCAGCTTCGCCCGGCACGGCCGCACCGTCGGGCAGGTGCTGCTCACCGTCGACGACGTGACCCGGCGGGCGCACTACCGCAACGCGTACCGGACGCTGCGCAAGCTGCTCGACCTGCGGGCGGTGCCGATCGTCAACGAGAACGACACGGTGGCCACCCAGGAGATCCGGTTCGGCGACAACGACCGGCTGGCCGCCCTGGTGGCCGCACTGGTCCACGCCGACCTGCTGGTGCTCCTCTCCGACGTGGACGCGCTCTGGACCGGCGACCCCACCAACCCGCAGTCGACCCGCATCCCGGAGGTTCGCGACGACACGGACCTCGCCGGCATCACCATCGGCGGGGCCGGTCGGTCCGGCGTCGGCACCGGCGGCATGGTGACCAAGGTCGAGGCCGCCCGGATCGCCACCGGTTTCGGCATCCCGGTGGTGCTCACCTCCGCCGACCTGGCCGCTCCGGCGCTGGCCGGCGAACCGGTCGGCACGCTCTTCCACCCCCAGCGGCAACGCCCGACGGCCCGGCTGTTCTGGCTGGCCCACGCCACCTCGCCCCGGGGGCGGCTGCACCTCGACCCGGGCGCGGTCGCCGCCGTCGTGGGGCGGCGCAAGTCGCTGCTCCCGGCCGGCATCACCGCGGTGGACGGCACGTTCACGGCGGGCGACCCGGTGGACCTGGTGGACACCGCCGGCGCGTCGGTCGCCCGAGGGCTGGTCAACTACGACGCGGTGGAGCTACCCGGGCTGCTCGGCCGTTCCACCTCCGAACTCGCCGCGGCGCTCGGCCCGGCGTACGAACGAGAGGTCGTCCACCGCGACGACCTGGTGCTGCTGTGA